A window of Rhododendron vialii isolate Sample 1 chromosome 11a, ASM3025357v1 contains these coding sequences:
- the LOC131306710 gene encoding uncharacterized protein LOC131306710 isoform X1, whose product MYEVLSNKKSRMDNLNASSSQLSSHTPILQPPSQQVQPPSQPLQPPLQDTHVMRKRKVGRPRSQPQQQQVSTHDTTHPTSHPSSSSSTSAQANTMSNSCDTGSKHGRSKSLGIKGWGSGSKLKVQFDANNKPRGDEGNSLTGQLGIMVRNSYRVPFTYLNWKSVPNHIKEGIWKQVQDNLEFCPEEYESVCMDSCRRIYKDNKAKIKAEHYTSYMFPDADPNIALRVPDFVDPDQWKELVEYWQIEEVAAKALRNKGNRSWRGAPHNTGRTPFSQIRYDLAANGESLDKMSIYLQTRRQDNPEVKEIMFPDAASGHRTVRDQSIGGDTLTLERGHRTPTHSPGPVEQFGREVYLQTSHIPKYDVGEGLLISSDPDIQLDGERLGEGYCKVYVGKAIMPHVLLERTRPGVDTVGDALGRYVAWNFCDVIEKEMDDY is encoded by the exons ATGTATGAGGTGTTAAGTAACAAAAAATCTCGTATGGACAACTTGAATGCCTCCTCGAGCCAGCTATCATCTCACACACCTATATTGCAACCACCGTCACAGCAAGTGCAGCCACCGTCACAACCATTGCAGCCACCATTGCAGGATACACAC GTTATGCGGAAAAGGAAGGTTGGCCGTCCTAGATCTCAACCACAACAACAGCAAGTATCGACTCATGATACCACTCATCCTACCTCAcatccatcatcatcatcatctacTTCCGCTCAAGCCAACACGATGTCAAATTCTTGTGACACTG GATCCAAGCATGGTCGAAGCAAATCTTTAGGGATTAAGGGCTGGGGTTCTGGAAGTAAACTAAAAGTCCAGTTTGATGCGAATAATAAACCACGTGGAGATGAAGGCAACTCCTTGACAGGGCAATTGGGTATTATGGTGCGAAACTCTTATCGTGTACCATTCACATATCTAAATTGGAAATCCGTCCCCAATCATATTAAAGAGGGTATCTGGAAACAGGTCCAG gATAATTTGGAGTTCTGCCCAGAAGAATACGAGAGTGTATGCATGGACTCTTGTCGCAGAATATATAAGGATAACAAAGCCAAGATAAAGGCTGAACATTATACGTCCTACATGTTTCCAGATGCagatccaaacatagccttaaGAGTGCCTGATTTTGTTGATCCAGATCAGTGGAAAGAACTTGTAGAGTATTGGCAAATTGAGGAAGTAGCA GCCAAAGCCCTTCGTAACAAAGGGAATCGAAGTTGGCGCGGCGCACCTCATAACACTGGCCGGACACCCTTTTCCCAAATAAGATATGAT CTAGCTGCAAATGGAGAGAGCCTTGACAAGATGAGTATCTACTTGCAGACACGGAGACAAGACAACCCTGAAGTTAAAGAGATAAtg TTTCCAGATGCGGCAAGTGGACATCGAACTGTAAGAGATCAGTCTATCGGAGGTGACACCCTGACATTGGAGCGAGGTCATAGAACACCGACACATTCTCCAGGACCTGTTGAGCAG TTTGGACGAGAAGTATACTTGCAAACGTCTCATATTCCAAAGTACGATGTGGGTGAAGGGCTACTTATTAGTTCAGATCCTGACATACAATTAGATGGAGAACGATTGGGTGAAGGCTATTGTAAAGTATATGTTGGTAAAGCAATAATGCCCCATGTTCTTTTGGAAAGAACTCGTCCAGGTGTAGAcactgttggagatgctcttggcCGTTATGTTGCATGGAATTTTTGTGAT GTGATCGAGAAAGAGATGGACGATTATTGA
- the LOC131306710 gene encoding uncharacterized protein LOC131306710 isoform X2, translated as MHVMRKRKVGRPRSQPQQQQVSTHDTTHPTSHPSSSSSTSAQANTMSNSCDTGSKHGRSKSLGIKGWGSGSKLKVQFDANNKPRGDEGNSLTGQLGIMVRNSYRVPFTYLNWKSVPNHIKEGIWKQVQDNLEFCPEEYESVCMDSCRRIYKDNKAKIKAEHYTSYMFPDADPNIALRVPDFVDPDQWKELVEYWQIEEVAAKALRNKGNRSWRGAPHNTGRTPFSQIRYDLAANGESLDKMSIYLQTRRQDNPEVKEIMFPDAASGHRTVRDQSIGGDTLTLERGHRTPTHSPGPVEQFGREVYLQTSHIPKYDVGEGLLISSDPDIQLDGERLGEGYCKVYVGKAIMPHVLLERTRPGVDTVGDALGRYVAWNFCDVIEKEMDDY; from the exons ATGCAC GTTATGCGGAAAAGGAAGGTTGGCCGTCCTAGATCTCAACCACAACAACAGCAAGTATCGACTCATGATACCACTCATCCTACCTCAcatccatcatcatcatcatctacTTCCGCTCAAGCCAACACGATGTCAAATTCTTGTGACACTG GATCCAAGCATGGTCGAAGCAAATCTTTAGGGATTAAGGGCTGGGGTTCTGGAAGTAAACTAAAAGTCCAGTTTGATGCGAATAATAAACCACGTGGAGATGAAGGCAACTCCTTGACAGGGCAATTGGGTATTATGGTGCGAAACTCTTATCGTGTACCATTCACATATCTAAATTGGAAATCCGTCCCCAATCATATTAAAGAGGGTATCTGGAAACAGGTCCAG gATAATTTGGAGTTCTGCCCAGAAGAATACGAGAGTGTATGCATGGACTCTTGTCGCAGAATATATAAGGATAACAAAGCCAAGATAAAGGCTGAACATTATACGTCCTACATGTTTCCAGATGCagatccaaacatagccttaaGAGTGCCTGATTTTGTTGATCCAGATCAGTGGAAAGAACTTGTAGAGTATTGGCAAATTGAGGAAGTAGCA GCCAAAGCCCTTCGTAACAAAGGGAATCGAAGTTGGCGCGGCGCACCTCATAACACTGGCCGGACACCCTTTTCCCAAATAAGATATGAT CTAGCTGCAAATGGAGAGAGCCTTGACAAGATGAGTATCTACTTGCAGACACGGAGACAAGACAACCCTGAAGTTAAAGAGATAAtg TTTCCAGATGCGGCAAGTGGACATCGAACTGTAAGAGATCAGTCTATCGGAGGTGACACCCTGACATTGGAGCGAGGTCATAGAACACCGACACATTCTCCAGGACCTGTTGAGCAG TTTGGACGAGAAGTATACTTGCAAACGTCTCATATTCCAAAGTACGATGTGGGTGAAGGGCTACTTATTAGTTCAGATCCTGACATACAATTAGATGGAGAACGATTGGGTGAAGGCTATTGTAAAGTATATGTTGGTAAAGCAATAATGCCCCATGTTCTTTTGGAAAGAACTCGTCCAGGTGTAGAcactgttggagatgctcttggcCGTTATGTTGCATGGAATTTTTGTGAT GTGATCGAGAAAGAGATGGACGATTATTGA
- the LOC131306710 gene encoding uncharacterized protein LOC131306710 isoform X3 → MYEVLSNKKSRMDNLNASSSQLSSHTPILQPPSQQVQPPSQPLQPPLQDTHVMRKRKVGRPRSQPQQQQVSTHDTTHPTSHPSSSSSTSAQANTMSNSCDTGSKHGRSKSLGIKGWGSGSKLKVQFDANNKPRGDEGNSLTGQLGIMVRNSYRVPFTYLNWKSVPNHIKEGIWKQVQDNLEFCPEEYESVCMDSCRRIYKDNKAKIKAEHYTSYMFPDADPNIALRVPDFVDPDQWKELVEYWQIEEVAAKALRNKGNRSWRGAPHNTGRTPFSQIRYDLAANGESLDKMSIYLQTRRQDNPEVKEIMFPDAASGHRTVRDQSIGGDTLTLERGHRTPTHSPGPVEQVIEKEMDDY, encoded by the exons ATGTATGAGGTGTTAAGTAACAAAAAATCTCGTATGGACAACTTGAATGCCTCCTCGAGCCAGCTATCATCTCACACACCTATATTGCAACCACCGTCACAGCAAGTGCAGCCACCGTCACAACCATTGCAGCCACCATTGCAGGATACACAC GTTATGCGGAAAAGGAAGGTTGGCCGTCCTAGATCTCAACCACAACAACAGCAAGTATCGACTCATGATACCACTCATCCTACCTCAcatccatcatcatcatcatctacTTCCGCTCAAGCCAACACGATGTCAAATTCTTGTGACACTG GATCCAAGCATGGTCGAAGCAAATCTTTAGGGATTAAGGGCTGGGGTTCTGGAAGTAAACTAAAAGTCCAGTTTGATGCGAATAATAAACCACGTGGAGATGAAGGCAACTCCTTGACAGGGCAATTGGGTATTATGGTGCGAAACTCTTATCGTGTACCATTCACATATCTAAATTGGAAATCCGTCCCCAATCATATTAAAGAGGGTATCTGGAAACAGGTCCAG gATAATTTGGAGTTCTGCCCAGAAGAATACGAGAGTGTATGCATGGACTCTTGTCGCAGAATATATAAGGATAACAAAGCCAAGATAAAGGCTGAACATTATACGTCCTACATGTTTCCAGATGCagatccaaacatagccttaaGAGTGCCTGATTTTGTTGATCCAGATCAGTGGAAAGAACTTGTAGAGTATTGGCAAATTGAGGAAGTAGCA GCCAAAGCCCTTCGTAACAAAGGGAATCGAAGTTGGCGCGGCGCACCTCATAACACTGGCCGGACACCCTTTTCCCAAATAAGATATGAT CTAGCTGCAAATGGAGAGAGCCTTGACAAGATGAGTATCTACTTGCAGACACGGAGACAAGACAACCCTGAAGTTAAAGAGATAAtg TTTCCAGATGCGGCAAGTGGACATCGAACTGTAAGAGATCAGTCTATCGGAGGTGACACCCTGACATTGGAGCGAGGTCATAGAACACCGACACATTCTCCAGGACCTGTTGAGCAG GTGATCGAGAAAGAGATGGACGATTATTGA
- the LOC131306710 gene encoding uncharacterized protein LOC131306710 isoform X4 produces the protein MYEVLSNKKSRMDNLNASSSQLSSHTPILQPPSQQVQPPSQPLQPPLQDTHVMRKRKVGRPRSQPQQQQVSTHDTTHPTSHPSSSSSTSAQANTMSNSCDTGSKHGRSKSLGIKGWGSGSKLKVQFDANNKPRGDEGNSLTGQLGIMVRNSYRVPFTYLNWKSVPNHIKEGIWKQVQDNLEFCPEEYESVCMDSCRRIYKDNKAKIKAEHYTSYMFPDADPNIALRVPDFVDPDQWKELVEYWQIEEVAAKALRNKGNRSWRGAPHNTGRTPFSQIRYDLAANGESLDKMSIYLQTRRQDNPEVKEIMFPDAASGHRTVRDQSIGGDTLTLERGHRTPTHSPGPVEQVMWGS, from the exons ATGTATGAGGTGTTAAGTAACAAAAAATCTCGTATGGACAACTTGAATGCCTCCTCGAGCCAGCTATCATCTCACACACCTATATTGCAACCACCGTCACAGCAAGTGCAGCCACCGTCACAACCATTGCAGCCACCATTGCAGGATACACAC GTTATGCGGAAAAGGAAGGTTGGCCGTCCTAGATCTCAACCACAACAACAGCAAGTATCGACTCATGATACCACTCATCCTACCTCAcatccatcatcatcatcatctacTTCCGCTCAAGCCAACACGATGTCAAATTCTTGTGACACTG GATCCAAGCATGGTCGAAGCAAATCTTTAGGGATTAAGGGCTGGGGTTCTGGAAGTAAACTAAAAGTCCAGTTTGATGCGAATAATAAACCACGTGGAGATGAAGGCAACTCCTTGACAGGGCAATTGGGTATTATGGTGCGAAACTCTTATCGTGTACCATTCACATATCTAAATTGGAAATCCGTCCCCAATCATATTAAAGAGGGTATCTGGAAACAGGTCCAG gATAATTTGGAGTTCTGCCCAGAAGAATACGAGAGTGTATGCATGGACTCTTGTCGCAGAATATATAAGGATAACAAAGCCAAGATAAAGGCTGAACATTATACGTCCTACATGTTTCCAGATGCagatccaaacatagccttaaGAGTGCCTGATTTTGTTGATCCAGATCAGTGGAAAGAACTTGTAGAGTATTGGCAAATTGAGGAAGTAGCA GCCAAAGCCCTTCGTAACAAAGGGAATCGAAGTTGGCGCGGCGCACCTCATAACACTGGCCGGACACCCTTTTCCCAAATAAGATATGAT CTAGCTGCAAATGGAGAGAGCCTTGACAAGATGAGTATCTACTTGCAGACACGGAGACAAGACAACCCTGAAGTTAAAGAGATAAtg TTTCCAGATGCGGCAAGTGGACATCGAACTGTAAGAGATCAGTCTATCGGAGGTGACACCCTGACATTGGAGCGAGGTCATAGAACACCGACACATTCTCCAGGACCTGTTGAGCAG GTGATGTGGGGtagttga